The following DNA comes from Fundidesulfovibrio putealis DSM 16056.
CGAGGCGGGGCTCGATGCCGGAGAACGCCGCCACCCACTCGTAGACCGCGAAGGTCTTGTCCGCCGTGACGATGTTGTCGCCGGGCTGGCAGAAGGCCTTGATGACTGAGGTGATCACCTCGCAGGAGCCGTTGCCCACCAGGAAGCGATCAGGAGCCTTGCCGAAGGCGTCGCTCAGGGCCTGGCGCAGGAAGAAGCAGTCGCCGCTTGGGTAGACCGCGCCCCGCTCGGGCGGGAACGCGGCCAGCACCTCCTGCGCGGCGGGCGGCGGGCCGAGGGCGTTCTCGTTGTTGTTCAGGCGGTAGAGCCGCTCCACGCCGTACTGGCGCATGAGGACGTCGTCCGGGCGGCTGGGGACGTAGCTCTCGAAGTTCAGGACGTGGGTGGGGACGAGATCAGCGAGCTGGCGCATACTGGAACACCGCCACGTCCGAGCGGCCCGCGAAGGGGAGGACCAGCCTGGGTTTGAATCCGGCGTCCATGACCGGCCCGGCCAGGGAGGCTTCCCAGGCCTGGGACAGGTCCATGTACAGCAGAATGTTCAGAAAGCCCTTGTCCGACAGCACGCGGACATGCCCGGCGAGGTTGGCGGCCATGTCCTCACCGTCCAGCAGGGGGCGCAGCACGGCCAGACCCTTGCCCTTGTCCATGGTGGTGGAGAAGAGCGAGCTCTTGCGCTCACTGGGGCCTGAGGCCCCGAACGGCTGCGCCGCGAGCACGTCCCTGCACATGGCCAGACGGTCGTAGACGCCGCGCAGGAAGCCCTCCAGGGCCGGGTCGGCCCACACGGTCTCGCCCATGTCCTCGCGCAGGTGGCGGTAGAGCACGGGCTGCTCGCTCTGCCCCGCCTCGTCGTAGCGCGTCAGCGTCCCCAAGGTCTCGAAGTATCCGTCCGGAGTATCCTGCGTGGCCCTCTCGCTGAACACGATCTCAATCTTTTCGCGGGCCACTGTCGCCAGGAACGCGTCCGCGAGCATCCGGGCCACCTGGGGAGCGTCCTCCTGCGGGGCGAAAACAAACGGCCCGGAAAAGGAAAGCCCCTTCTCCCCGGACCTGGCCCAGCAGAGAAGCCCCGCGGGATGGGAAGCTTCGTCCAGGGCCAGCACACAGGTGAACTGGCCCGCCCTGACAAGGTCCGCGAACTTGCCGGGGGTCTGGAAGCTGGCCGGACAATGCCAGGCGGGATAGCGGGCCGCTGCCAGCGCGGCGGCGTGCATGAGCCGGTTCGGGTCGTGCTCCAGGCCAGCCCGGTAGGGAGGCTTGAAGGTGACGGTTGAAGGCGGGGCCTTGGCCGCCGGATAGGCCTTGTCCACCTCGGCGTGCAGCGTGAAGGAGGATTCTCCGTCGCGGGTGAGGCGAAAACGGTCCGCCACGCGTCCGGCCAGGATGAGCCCCAGATCATTCGCGGCCTCACCGGCTCCGTCCAGGGAGGTGGTGCAGCTGGCGTTGAGCGCGCCCAGGCAGAGCCCGGAGGCCTGGAACTGGAGGGACGCGCACACCTGATAGGGCTTTCCCGTGAGCACCGTCTGTATCGCGCAGTCCTCGTGGGCCACCTGGGCCAGGTAGGTGAAGAACTCCTCCACCGCCAACTGGAAGCGCATGCTCTCGCGCTTGCCCAGGCCGCGCGACTGCGCAAGCGCCTCGGCCGCCGTGGTCAGGACGCGTGCGAAAGCGACGTCTGGGGGCGTCGTGAGCGAGAGGATGGTGTCCATCAATGATCCTCGTTTCCCTGATTTATGGAATCTGCAATCAAACCGCCGGTGAGTGGAGCAAAATCAGAGCAAAAAAGCAAACAGGCCGATTTCCCGCAGCAAGAAATCGGCCTGGCATATTGAAATCATGGTGCCCGAGGCCGGACTCGAACCGGCACGACCCTTTCGGATAGAGTTGCTTAACTAGCTGGAATAGTGACAATTTATCAACAATCCACCACCAGCAGCCAAATATTGTCAGGTGGTTGCATGTTCATGAATATTCATGAACATGCACGTTTTGTCAGCCCGTGTAGAGCAACTTTGGAGCAATACATTGCCTCACCTTCTGGGCTCCTTTCCGCGCAAGGACAGGTCCCTGCCATTGGCGGGTGATCCGCTCCAGCCCACTTCGTGCCTAAAGCTCTCAGCGGCGTGCGGTGGAAGCCGTTGATGCAGTGATTGACGACAAGGCCGCCCAGGCCAACATTAAGGCGAGGGATGCCAACAGCCACCACATGCCTCCTGTCAGGAGGCATGGCAGGCTGCGAAAGGGGTCCCCTCCTCTGCACCCTTCACGTGTCCTCCACCTTCTAGCGCAGAACCAGAACGGAACATGTGGCATGGCTGACAACCTTGCTAGCCACACTACCGATCAAAAAACGGTCCAGCTCTGTTTTGGCCCTGCTGCCCATGATGATGAGATCAACACCCTTTTTTTCAGCATAGTTCAGGATACTGTCTGCCGGGGATGTTCCGCTTTCCAGTACTTCGGTGGCGTGGATGCCCTTAGCCTGAGCCTTCTCCAAAGCGCTGTACAGGTTCTTTTGGGATTGTTCGCGTACTTTCTCTCCAAGTCCGGAGGCGATCCCGTCCCCAAAGTCGAGGATTTCTTCTGCCACCGTGTAGAAGATGCCTTCTGCCTTGAAAAATTTAATAAGATCCAGTGCACGTTCTACGACGAAATCAGTCTGCGACGAGATGTCAAGAGCAACGAGAATCTTCATGA
Coding sequences within:
- a CDS encoding universal stress protein, producing the protein MKILVALDISSQTDFVVERALDLIKFFKAEGIFYTVAEEILDFGDGIASGLGEKVREQSQKNLYSALEKAQAKGIHATEVLESGTSPADSILNYAEKKGVDLIIMGSRAKTELDRFLIGSVASKVVSHATCSVLVLR
- a CDS encoding ATP-binding protein is translated as MDTILSLTTPPDVAFARVLTTAAEALAQSRGLGKRESMRFQLAVEEFFTYLAQVAHEDCAIQTVLTGKPYQVCASLQFQASGLCLGALNASCTTSLDGAGEAANDLGLILAGRVADRFRLTRDGESSFTLHAEVDKAYPAAKAPPSTVTFKPPYRAGLEHDPNRLMHAAALAAARYPAWHCPASFQTPGKFADLVRAGQFTCVLALDEASHPAGLLCWARSGEKGLSFSGPFVFAPQEDAPQVARMLADAFLATVAREKIEIVFSERATQDTPDGYFETLGTLTRYDEAGQSEQPVLYRHLREDMGETVWADPALEGFLRGVYDRLAMCRDVLAAQPFGASGPSERKSSLFSTTMDKGKGLAVLRPLLDGEDMAANLAGHVRVLSDKGFLNILLYMDLSQAWEASLAGPVMDAGFKPRLVLPFAGRSDVAVFQYAPAR